In one window of Nocardia brasiliensis DNA:
- a CDS encoding glycosyltransferase, with the protein MRIVQIANFYTPASGGIRTCLDEIGRGYLAGGHERVLVVPGPADGDEQTASGRRITVRSPKFGAGGYHVLTARRTRPILDLLRPDVLECSDKLSVRWLAPWARGVGVPLVLFSHERIDAILRTRVPPGFPLTTAADLANRRLCVRAEKVVVTSSFATAEFTRIGATNVRRVPLGVDLSTFRPAAETSGTSAEPVRLVLVSRLSKEKRAELAIEAVRVLVHAGVRCELAVLGDGPLRQRLARAAAGLPVVFHGHLTDRVAMARQVAAADIAIFPSPAETFGLAVLEALACGTPVVVPDEGAARELVGAIGSGIVSDGTPHGLADGVRTLLAIPASQRRHAARNAAERYPWSATVTAMLALYTDYAPA; encoded by the coding sequence ATGCGGATTGTGCAGATCGCGAACTTCTACACCCCGGCCTCCGGCGGGATCCGAACGTGCCTCGACGAGATCGGGCGCGGATACCTGGCGGGCGGGCACGAACGGGTGCTCGTGGTGCCGGGACCTGCCGACGGAGACGAGCAGACCGCCTCGGGGCGGCGAATCACGGTGCGCAGCCCCAAGTTCGGGGCGGGCGGGTACCACGTGCTGACCGCCCGGCGGACCCGGCCCATCCTCGATCTGCTACGTCCCGACGTGCTCGAATGCAGCGACAAGCTGAGCGTGCGGTGGCTGGCGCCGTGGGCGCGCGGCGTCGGGGTGCCGCTGGTGCTGTTCTCGCATGAACGCATCGACGCCATCCTGCGCACCCGCGTGCCACCCGGCTTCCCGTTGACCACGGCCGCCGACCTGGCCAACCGCCGCCTCTGCGTCCGCGCCGAAAAGGTCGTTGTCACTTCTAGCTTCGCGACGGCGGAGTTCACCAGGATCGGCGCGACCAACGTGCGGCGGGTACCGCTCGGGGTGGACCTGAGCACCTTTCGTCCCGCGGCCGAAACCTCCGGCACGAGCGCCGAACCGGTGCGTCTGGTGCTGGTGAGCAGGCTGTCCAAGGAGAAGCGGGCCGAACTCGCGATCGAAGCGGTGCGCGTGCTGGTCCACGCCGGTGTGCGGTGCGAGCTGGCCGTGCTCGGCGACGGCCCGCTGCGCCAACGCCTGGCACGTGCGGCGGCCGGACTGCCGGTGGTCTTCCACGGCCACCTCACCGACCGCGTCGCCATGGCCCGCCAGGTCGCCGCGGCCGATATCGCCATATTCCCCTCCCCCGCCGAAACTTTCGGCCTCGCGGTGCTGGAAGCCCTGGCCTGCGGCACCCCGGTCGTGGTCCCCGACGAAGGCGCCGCGCGCGAACTCGTCGGCGCCATCGGCTCCGGCATCGTCTCCGACGGCACCCCGCACGGCCTGGCCGACGGAGTCCGCACCCTGCTGGCCATCCCCGCCTCCCAGCGCCGCCACGCCGCCCGCAACGCCGCCGAACGCTACCCCTGGTCCGCCACCGTCACAGCCATGCTCGCCCTCTACACCGACTACGCCCCCGCCTAA
- a CDS encoding DUF2334 domain-containing protein codes for MSVHDVAPASAAETARWCADADGFGIPVSLLVIPGPWRGASLARQPEYAGFLRERRLRGNEIMVHGWSHRAGPEGGWPRRTLGRAVARGAAEFAALDQAQAAAKLRDATAVMAESGLSTTGFTPPGWLASPAAERALRAAGFTHTTDHFGVRDLRTGHRRRGFALSHRPGGGWPERFGTAMLQTFAARNARNGGLVRLALHPDDLHQPGLREATLRAIEAALTAGARATTYADLIEAAGP; via the coding sequence GTGAGCGTCCATGACGTCGCGCCCGCGAGTGCGGCGGAGACGGCGCGCTGGTGCGCGGACGCCGACGGGTTCGGGATTCCGGTGTCGCTGCTGGTGATACCGGGCCCCTGGCGGGGCGCGTCGCTGGCGCGGCAGCCGGAGTACGCGGGTTTCCTGCGGGAACGCCGGTTGCGGGGGAACGAGATCATGGTGCACGGGTGGTCGCATCGCGCGGGCCCCGAGGGTGGGTGGCCGCGGCGGACGCTCGGGCGGGCGGTGGCCCGCGGCGCCGCCGAGTTCGCCGCGCTGGACCAGGCGCAGGCGGCGGCCAAGCTGCGCGACGCCACCGCGGTGATGGCCGAATCCGGGCTGTCCACAACGGGGTTCACACCGCCCGGCTGGCTGGCCTCGCCCGCCGCCGAACGGGCGCTGCGCGCGGCGGGCTTCACCCACACCACCGACCACTTCGGCGTGCGTGATCTGCGCACCGGTCACCGCAGGCGCGGCTTCGCCCTCTCGCATCGGCCCGGCGGCGGCTGGCCCGAACGCTTCGGCACCGCGATGCTGCAAACCTTCGCCGCGCGCAACGCCCGCAACGGCGGTCTCGTCCGGCTCGCCCTGCACCCCGACGACCTGCACCAGCCGGGCTTGCGCGAGGCCACCCTGCGCGCCATCGAGGCCGCCCTCACCGCGGGCGCCCGCGCCACCACCTATGCCGATCTGATCGAAGCTGCAGGCCCCTGA
- a CDS encoding dihydrofolate reductase family protein, translating into MGTLIYGFNVSVDGYIADAQGSIDWSDPSDELLQYWNDVERETALSFYGRRLYELMSAFWPTADQAPDASPRTVDFARIWCAMPKVVFSHTLESVDWNSRLERGDPVEVVRKLKAETDGRLEVAGATLAASIVRAGLVDEYRIVVTPTAVGGGTPFFPTLPSWISLRLLKNRTFPCGAVLLSYAAKRD; encoded by the coding sequence ATGGGCACACTCATCTATGGCTTCAATGTCTCGGTCGACGGCTATATTGCCGACGCGCAGGGCAGCATCGACTGGTCCGATCCGAGCGACGAACTGCTCCAATATTGGAACGACGTCGAGCGGGAGACCGCCCTGTCGTTCTACGGGCGGCGGCTCTACGAACTGATGTCCGCGTTCTGGCCGACCGCCGATCAGGCCCCGGACGCCTCGCCCCGGACCGTCGACTTCGCGCGCATCTGGTGCGCCATGCCCAAGGTCGTGTTCTCCCACACGCTGGAGTCGGTCGACTGGAACTCCCGCCTGGAACGCGGCGACCCGGTCGAGGTCGTGCGGAAACTGAAAGCCGAAACCGACGGCAGGCTGGAAGTGGCCGGAGCGACGCTGGCCGCGTCGATCGTGCGGGCCGGATTGGTGGACGAGTACCGGATCGTGGTCACGCCCACCGCGGTGGGCGGCGGCACGCCGTTTTTCCCGACGCTGCCGTCCTGGATCTCGCTGCGACTGCTGAAGAACCGCACTTTTCCATGCGGCGCGGTCCTGCTGAGCTACGCGGCGAAACGCGACTGA
- a CDS encoding TY-Chap domain-containing protein, whose translation MNEPVTADWEQFVQALARCLSELPSRATLIIAAPGNRYVQFMQYDIKLSAELAGNHYLTQPIPDAAAAELRELGWNEPILRREVDNWTKTMFWPISPGSLIEFARSVAIGFRDALGVATPVELRAMGWTEASGDLDLTVLGSMARRGWN comes from the coding sequence ATGAACGAGCCGGTGACCGCGGACTGGGAACAGTTCGTTCAAGCGCTGGCGCGATGTCTGTCCGAACTTCCTTCACGGGCGACATTGATCATCGCCGCACCGGGAAATCGGTACGTCCAGTTCATGCAATACGACATCAAATTGTCGGCGGAGCTGGCGGGTAACCACTATCTGACGCAACCCATTCCGGATGCCGCGGCCGCGGAATTGCGCGAACTCGGCTGGAACGAGCCGATCCTGCGGCGCGAGGTCGACAATTGGACCAAGACCATGTTCTGGCCCATATCGCCGGGCAGCCTGATCGAGTTCGCGCGCTCGGTCGCCATCGGATTCCGGGACGCGCTCGGCGTGGCGACGCCGGTGGAATTACGCGCCATGGGCTGGACCGAGGCCTCCGGTGATCTGGATCTCACGGTGCTCGGCTCGATGGCTCGCCGCGGCTGGAATTGA
- a CDS encoding DUF4191 domain-containing protein — protein sequence MAAGKPTKEAKAAAKAARKQQSKERRQQLWQAFQMQRKEDKLLLPLMIGALVGSIVVFLVIGLIFGLTWLLVPFGVVLGALAAFIIFGRRVQKSVYGKAEGQAGAAAWVLDNLQGKWRVTNGIAATTQLDAVHRVIGLPGVVLVAEGAPQRVKSLLAQEKKRTARLIGDTPIYDVVIGNDEGQVPLKELQRYLTKLPRNIDTKRMDLIEGRLSALSSRTGPAMPKGPMPAGAKMRGVQRTIRRR from the coding sequence ATGGCAGCAGGTAAGCCCACCAAAGAAGCGAAGGCCGCGGCGAAAGCGGCCCGCAAGCAGCAGTCGAAAGAGCGCAGGCAGCAGCTCTGGCAGGCGTTCCAGATGCAGCGCAAGGAAGACAAGCTGCTGCTGCCGTTGATGATCGGCGCGCTGGTCGGCAGCATCGTGGTCTTCCTGGTGATCGGTCTGATCTTCGGGCTGACCTGGCTGCTCGTCCCGTTCGGCGTGGTGCTGGGCGCGCTGGCCGCGTTCATCATCTTCGGCCGCCGGGTGCAGAAGAGCGTGTACGGCAAGGCGGAGGGCCAGGCGGGCGCCGCGGCCTGGGTGCTGGACAACCTGCAGGGCAAGTGGCGGGTGACCAACGGCATCGCCGCGACCACCCAGCTCGACGCGGTGCACCGGGTGATCGGCCTGCCCGGCGTGGTGCTGGTCGCCGAGGGCGCTCCGCAGCGGGTGAAATCGCTGTTGGCGCAGGAGAAGAAGCGCACCGCCCGGCTGATCGGCGACACCCCGATCTACGACGTCGTGATCGGCAACGACGAGGGCCAGGTGCCGCTCAAGGAGCTGCAGCGCTACCTGACCAAGCTGCCCCGCAACATCGACACCAAGCGAATGGACCTGATCGAGGGCAGGCTCTCGGCCCTCAGCTCGCGCACCGGCCCCGCCATGCCGAAGGGCCCGATGCCCGCAGGCGCCAAGATGCGCGGCGTACAGCGCACCATCCGCAGGCGCTGA
- a CDS encoding RDD family protein, which yields MARITGSWLSGPSEGSGDQANPEFPGKELGLPQSGAGSLSGMARRIAALFVDWLIALGIAAIIMRGGSASSLTLLVWFVIGVGAVTLFGFTPGQYFLRLRTVRIDAPVPVGIVRALARQALLVFVVPALFTDADGRGMHDRATGTALVHSR from the coding sequence ATGGCACGCATCACGGGATCGTGGCTCTCCGGCCCCTCGGAGGGTTCCGGCGACCAGGCAAACCCCGAGTTCCCCGGCAAAGAATTGGGCCTGCCGCAGTCCGGCGCCGGATCGTTGTCCGGCATGGCCCGCCGGATCGCCGCGCTGTTCGTCGACTGGCTCATCGCCCTCGGCATCGCCGCGATCATCATGCGCGGCGGATCGGCGTCGAGCCTCACACTGCTGGTCTGGTTCGTGATCGGGGTGGGGGCGGTGACCTTGTTCGGATTCACCCCCGGGCAGTACTTCCTGCGCCTGCGCACCGTCCGCATCGACGCACCCGTCCCCGTCGGCATCGTGCGCGCCCTGGCCCGCCAGGCACTCCTGGTCTTCGTCGTCCCCGCCCTCTTCACCGACGCGGACGGGCGCGGCATGCACGATCGCGCGACCGGGACCGCGCTCGTCCACTCGCGCTGA
- the glnA gene encoding type I glutamate--ammonia ligase codes for MTFSTADEVIKFLADEEVEYVDIRFSDLPGVQQHFSIPAKAFTTDLAEEGLAFDGSSVRGFQSIDESDMLLLPDFSTARLDPFRAAKTLNLNFFVHDPFTREAYSRDPRNIARKAEEYLRSTGIADTAYFGAEAEFYIFDSIRYDSAMNGAFYEIESVSGSWNTGAEFNPDGTLNRGYKVRNKGGYFPVAPYDHYVDLRDKISTNLQNAGFELERGHHEVGTAGQAEINYKFNTLLGAADDLQLFKYIVKNTAWAEGKTVTFMPKPLFGDNGSGMHVHQSLWKDGKPLFHDEAGYGGLSDLARHYIGGILHHAPSLLAFTNPTVNSYHRLVPGYEAPINLVYSQRNRSAAVRIPVTGNNPKAKRIEFRAPDSSGNPYLAFAAMMMAGLDGIKNKIEPLAPVDKDLYELPPEEAKNIPQAPTSLATVIDRLEQDHDYLTEGNVFTDDLIETWINIKREQEIAPVNLRPHPYEFELYFDV; via the coding sequence GTGACGTTCAGCACGGCCGACGAGGTCATCAAATTCCTTGCTGATGAAGAAGTCGAATACGTCGACATCCGATTCAGTGATCTGCCCGGTGTGCAGCAGCACTTCTCGATCCCGGCGAAGGCGTTCACGACCGACCTCGCAGAGGAAGGGCTGGCCTTCGACGGCTCGTCCGTCCGCGGTTTCCAGTCGATCGACGAGTCGGACATGCTGCTGCTGCCCGACTTCAGCACCGCGCGCCTCGACCCGTTCCGGGCGGCCAAGACGCTGAACCTCAACTTCTTCGTGCACGACCCGTTCACCCGCGAGGCCTACAGCCGCGACCCGCGCAACATCGCGCGCAAGGCCGAGGAGTACCTGCGCTCCACCGGTATCGCCGACACCGCGTACTTCGGTGCCGAGGCGGAGTTCTACATCTTCGACTCGATCCGGTACGACTCGGCGATGAACGGCGCGTTCTACGAGATCGAGTCGGTCTCGGGTTCCTGGAACACCGGCGCCGAGTTCAACCCGGACGGCACCCTGAACCGTGGTTACAAGGTGCGCAACAAGGGCGGTTACTTCCCCGTCGCGCCGTACGACCACTACGTCGACCTGCGCGACAAGATCTCGACCAACCTGCAGAACGCGGGCTTCGAGCTCGAGCGCGGCCACCACGAGGTCGGCACCGCCGGCCAGGCCGAGATCAACTACAAGTTCAACACCCTGCTCGGCGCGGCCGACGACCTGCAGCTGTTCAAGTACATCGTGAAGAACACCGCGTGGGCCGAGGGCAAGACCGTTACCTTCATGCCGAAGCCGCTCTTCGGTGACAACGGCTCGGGCATGCACGTGCACCAGTCGCTGTGGAAGGACGGCAAGCCGCTGTTCCACGACGAGGCCGGCTACGGCGGTCTGTCGGATCTGGCGCGCCACTACATCGGCGGCATCCTGCACCACGCGCCGTCGCTGCTGGCGTTCACCAACCCGACCGTGAACTCTTACCACCGCCTGGTGCCGGGCTACGAGGCCCCGATCAACCTGGTGTACTCGCAGCGCAACCGCTCCGCGGCCGTGCGTATCCCGGTGACCGGCAACAACCCGAAGGCCAAGCGCATCGAGTTCCGCGCGCCCGACTCCTCGGGTAACCCGTACCTGGCCTTCGCCGCCATGATGATGGCGGGCCTGGACGGCATCAAGAACAAGATCGAGCCGCTGGCCCCGGTCGACAAGGACCTCTACGAGCTCCCGCCGGAGGAGGCCAAGAACATCCCGCAGGCCCCCACCAGCCTCGCCACGGTCATCGACCGCCTCGAGCAGGATCACGACTACCTGACCGAAGGCAACGTCTTCACCGACGACCTGATCGAGACCTGGATCAACATCAAGCGCGAGCAGGAGATCGCCCCGGTGAACCTGCGCCCGCACCCCTACGAGTTCGAGCTCTACTTCGACGTGTAA
- the guaD gene encoding guanine deaminase, with amino-acid sequence MAEREHLPAVFRGTLLHFLRDPGPDSAPDAWEMFEDGALAVAADGTVAWAGAWSALPQRHRGRVVDHRGRLIVPGFVDTHLHYSQYDMIASYGARLTDWLQEYVFPTEREFEDLEHASRIAGLFLDTLLACGTTTASVHPTVHPASVDAFCAAALARGMRMTCGKVLMDREPEFLRDRSRSEAEEQTRDLIARWHGNGRLTYAITPRFAPSSTDEQLAMAGRLFQELAGVALQTHAAESRQETEQVLARFADARSYLDVYDRVGMLGPRALFAHCVHIDAQDRSRMAEAGAAIAFCPTSNLFLGSGLFDLPAAWQAGIRVGLGTDCGAGTSYSMLRTLNEAYKVVMLGESAKPEARRTALDALRGFYLATLGGAEAMYCDDRIGNFRTGKDADFVVLDWAATPVLARRVDRARDFHERLFAQMILGDERSVLATYLMGRPAYTRR; translated from the coding sequence ATGGCCGAACGCGAGCACCTGCCCGCCGTCTTCCGCGGCACCCTGCTGCACTTCCTGCGCGATCCGGGCCCGGACAGCGCGCCGGACGCCTGGGAGATGTTCGAGGACGGCGCGCTCGCGGTCGCGGCCGACGGCACCGTCGCCTGGGCGGGCGCGTGGTCGGCATTGCCGCAGCGGCACCGCGGCAGAGTCGTCGACCACCGGGGCCGATTGATCGTGCCCGGCTTCGTGGACACCCACCTCCACTACAGCCAATACGACATGATCGCCAGTTATGGTGCGCGACTGACCGATTGGCTACAGGAATACGTCTTCCCGACCGAGCGCGAATTCGAGGACCTCGAGCATGCGAGCCGGATCGCCGGGCTCTTCCTCGACACGCTGCTCGCCTGCGGCACCACCACCGCGAGCGTGCACCCGACGGTGCATCCCGCCTCGGTGGACGCGTTCTGCGCTGCGGCACTGGCGCGCGGTATGCGGATGACGTGCGGCAAGGTGCTGATGGACCGGGAGCCGGAGTTCCTTCGCGACCGGAGCCGGTCCGAAGCCGAAGAGCAGACGCGCGATCTCATCGCACGCTGGCACGGCAACGGTCGCCTGACCTACGCGATCACCCCGCGCTTCGCGCCGTCGTCTACCGACGAGCAACTGGCCATGGCGGGACGACTGTTCCAGGAGCTTGCCGGGGTCGCGCTGCAGACGCACGCGGCCGAGAGCCGCCAGGAAACCGAACAGGTCCTCGCCCGCTTCGCCGACGCGCGGTCCTATCTCGACGTCTACGACCGCGTCGGCATGCTCGGCCCCCGAGCGCTTTTCGCGCACTGTGTGCACATCGACGCGCAGGACCGGTCCAGGATGGCCGAGGCCGGTGCCGCGATCGCCTTCTGCCCCACCTCGAACCTGTTCCTCGGCAGCGGGCTGTTCGACCTGCCCGCCGCCTGGCAGGCGGGCATCCGGGTCGGTCTCGGCACCGATTGCGGTGCGGGCACCAGCTATTCGATGCTGCGCACCCTCAACGAGGCCTACAAGGTGGTCATGCTCGGCGAATCGGCGAAACCCGAGGCGCGGCGCACCGCACTGGACGCGCTGCGTGGCTTCTACCTCGCCACCCTCGGCGGCGCCGAGGCGATGTACTGCGACGACCGCATCGGCAACTTCCGCACCGGAAAGGACGCCGATTTCGTCGTGCTGGACTGGGCGGCCACCCCGGTCCTGGCCCGCCGCGTCGATCGCGCCCGTGACTTCCACGAGCGGCTGTTCGCCCAGATGATCCTCGGCGACGAACGCTCGGTCCTCGCCACCTACCTCATGGGCCGACCCGCCTACACCCGGCGGTAG
- a CDS encoding tyrosine-protein phosphatase, with protein sequence MKYSIVSLFAAVLASFALTATTASPFAAAQPDAQAQSAFGSGGKIDLQGAVNVRDLGGYRTYDGAKVKSGKAVRADSLEKLTAADIQKLSGLKVRQVIDFRTPAEVQFAGADKPIPGAQAVARPIDDTGLFQKLLSVIQLRDPVKQEEMLGNGKAEEIMKGVYASFFTQQSRAAFGQTIKDLANTDKITLYHCTAGKDRTGWLTYVTLRAVGVPEQTARQDYLLSNQYRAAADAALRQQVKQAGLMENPDLLIPLQEVRAAYLDVAVAKAEHDYGDFGKFLTQGLGLDIGTMLKLRKNLVS encoded by the coding sequence ATGAAGTACTCAATTGTTTCGCTTTTCGCCGCGGTGCTGGCGAGTTTCGCGCTGACGGCGACCACCGCATCGCCGTTCGCGGCCGCGCAACCGGACGCGCAGGCGCAGTCCGCGTTCGGGTCGGGCGGCAAGATCGATCTGCAAGGCGCGGTCAATGTCCGTGATCTCGGCGGATATCGCACATACGACGGCGCGAAGGTGAAGTCGGGCAAGGCGGTTCGCGCCGACTCGCTGGAAAAGCTCACCGCCGCCGATATCCAGAAGCTCTCGGGTCTGAAGGTGCGGCAGGTGATCGACTTCCGCACCCCGGCCGAGGTGCAGTTCGCCGGCGCGGACAAGCCGATTCCGGGAGCGCAGGCGGTGGCCAGGCCGATCGATGACACCGGGCTGTTCCAGAAGCTGCTCTCGGTGATCCAGCTGCGTGATCCGGTGAAGCAGGAGGAGATGCTCGGCAACGGCAAGGCCGAGGAGATCATGAAGGGCGTCTACGCGAGCTTCTTCACTCAGCAGTCGCGGGCCGCGTTCGGGCAGACCATCAAGGACCTCGCCAACACCGACAAGATCACGCTGTACCACTGCACGGCGGGCAAGGACCGCACGGGTTGGCTGACCTATGTGACGTTGCGCGCGGTAGGCGTGCCGGAACAAACCGCGCGGCAAGACTATCTGCTGTCCAATCAGTACCGCGCCGCGGCGGACGCCGCCCTGCGGCAGCAGGTGAAGCAGGCCGGGCTGATGGAGAATCCGGATCTGCTGATCCCGCTGCAAGAGGTGCGCGCCGCCTACCTCGACGTCGCGGTGGCCAAGGCCGAGCACGACTACGGCGATTTCGGCAAGTTCCTCACCCAGGGACTCGGGCTGGACATCGGCACCATGCTGAAACTGCGCAAGAACCTTGTCAGCTGA
- a CDS encoding elongation factor G-like protein EF-G2 yields the protein MDKTSGAAGGNGRVLSADRPEQIRNVVLVGHSGSGKTTLVEALALTTGTVNRAGRVEDGTSLSDYDEIEHRQHRSVQLSVVPLAWSGMKINLIDTPGYADFVGELRAGLRAADAALFVISAAEGAEGVSGATRALWEECAAVGMPRAIVITHLDTARADYEEMTETCRTVLGGGATENILPLHLPVYGPKSADGHRPVTGLIELLPDCAVDYSSGECVQATPTPEQRPLLEQARNRLIEGIIAESEDESLMERYLDGAPIEHDTLVADLERAVARGSFHPVLFGAPAPEGAKQGLGTVELLDLITGGFPTPAEHVVSAVTAAGGSNTRRRLDCDPDGVLAAEVIRTASDPYVGRVSLVRVFSGTLRADDTVHVCGHGLEERGHESHDVDERVGAVSAPFGKGQRPLGQVIAGDIAYVTKLGHAETGDTLSGVDKPLLIEPWQMPDPLLPIAITAHSKADEDKLSQSLARLAAEDPAMRLEHNVQTHQLVLWCLGEAHRDVALERLRTRFGVQVDIVEYQVALRETFAGKASGRGRHVKQSGGHGQYAVCEIEVEPLPGGSGIEFVDLVVGGVVPRQFIPSVEKGVRAQAARGVATGYPLVDVRVTLFDGKAHSVDSSDAAFQTAGALALREAATAAGIALLEPIADVWVLVADDYVGPVLSDLSGRRGRVLGTEPHGLGRTRIHAEVPELELSRYAIDLRSLSHGTGDFTRGYTRHETMPNQLAASVRDQGKKKS from the coding sequence GTGGACAAGACGAGCGGAGCCGCTGGAGGCAACGGCAGAGTACTTTCGGCCGATCGGCCGGAACAGATACGCAATGTGGTCCTGGTCGGACATAGTGGATCGGGCAAAACCACGCTGGTCGAGGCGTTGGCGCTGACCACAGGGACGGTGAACCGAGCGGGCCGGGTCGAGGACGGAACCTCGCTGTCGGACTACGACGAGATCGAGCATCGACAGCACCGGTCGGTGCAGTTGTCCGTGGTACCGCTGGCCTGGTCGGGCATGAAGATCAACCTGATAGACACGCCCGGTTACGCGGATTTCGTCGGCGAACTACGGGCCGGCCTGCGCGCCGCCGACGCCGCGCTGTTCGTGATCTCGGCGGCCGAGGGTGCGGAGGGCGTCAGCGGCGCGACACGCGCGCTATGGGAGGAATGCGCGGCGGTCGGTATGCCGCGCGCGATCGTGATCACCCATCTGGACACCGCACGCGCCGACTACGAGGAAATGACCGAGACCTGTCGCACGGTGCTCGGCGGCGGTGCGACGGAAAACATTCTGCCGCTGCATCTTCCGGTATACGGACCGAAGAGCGCGGACGGTCACCGCCCGGTCACCGGGCTCATCGAACTGCTCCCCGACTGCGCGGTCGACTACTCCTCCGGCGAGTGCGTCCAGGCCACACCGACACCCGAGCAACGACCGCTGCTCGAGCAGGCCCGCAACCGGCTCATCGAGGGCATCATCGCCGAGAGCGAAGACGAGTCGCTGATGGAGCGCTACCTCGACGGTGCCCCCATCGAGCACGACACCCTGGTCGCCGACCTGGAGCGCGCGGTGGCCCGTGGCAGTTTTCATCCCGTGCTGTTCGGCGCGCCCGCCCCGGAGGGGGCCAAACAGGGGTTGGGCACCGTCGAGCTGTTGGATCTGATCACCGGCGGCTTCCCGACCCCGGCCGAACACGTCGTTTCCGCGGTCACCGCCGCGGGCGGCAGCAACACCCGCCGCAGGCTCGACTGCGACCCCGACGGCGTGCTCGCGGCCGAGGTGATCCGCACCGCCTCCGACCCGTATGTCGGCCGGGTGTCGCTGGTGCGGGTCTTCTCCGGCACCCTGCGCGCAGACGACACCGTGCACGTCTGCGGGCACGGGCTGGAGGAACGCGGGCACGAGAGCCACGACGTCGACGAGCGGGTCGGCGCGGTGTCCGCGCCGTTCGGCAAGGGGCAGCGCCCGCTCGGGCAGGTCATCGCGGGCGACATCGCCTACGTGACCAAACTCGGCCACGCCGAGACCGGCGACACCCTTTCCGGCGTGGACAAGCCCCTGCTCATCGAGCCGTGGCAGATGCCGGATCCGTTGCTGCCCATCGCCATCACCGCCCACAGCAAGGCCGACGAGGACAAGCTCTCGCAGAGCCTGGCCCGGCTGGCGGCCGAGGATCCCGCGATGCGACTCGAGCACAATGTGCAAACCCATCAGCTGGTGCTGTGGTGTCTCGGCGAGGCGCATCGCGATGTCGCGCTGGAACGCTTACGCACCAGGTTCGGCGTGCAGGTCGACATCGTCGAGTACCAGGTGGCGCTGCGCGAAACGTTCGCGGGCAAGGCTTCCGGGCGCGGCAGGCACGTGAAGCAGTCCGGCGGGCACGGGCAGTACGCGGTGTGCGAGATCGAGGTCGAGCCGCTGCCCGGCGGGTCCGGCATCGAGTTCGTGGACCTGGTGGTCGGCGGAGTCGTTCCGCGCCAATTCATTCCGTCGGTCGAGAAGGGTGTGCGCGCCCAGGCCGCCCGCGGTGTCGCCACCGGATACCCACTGGTCGACGTGCGGGTCACGCTGTTCGACGGCAAGGCACACTCGGTCGACTCCTCCGACGCCGCCTTCCAGACCGCGGGTGCGCTCGCGCTGCGCGAGGCCGCCACCGCGGCGGGTATCGCCCTGTTGGAGCCGATCGCCGACGTCTGGGTCCTGGTCGCCGACGACTACGTGGGGCCGGTGTTGAGCGATCTGTCCGGCCGCCGCGGCCGCGTCCTCGGCACCGAACCGCATGGCCTCGGCCGCACCAGGATTCACGCCGAGGTCCCCGAACTCGAACTCAGCCGTTACGCCATCGACCTGCGTTCCCTCTCGCACGGCACCGGCGATTTCACCCGCGGCTATACCCGGCACGAGACGATGCCGAACCAGCTCGCCGCGAGCGTGCGCGATCAGGGCAAAAAGAAGTCCTGA